One segment of Falco peregrinus isolate bFalPer1 chromosome 4, bFalPer1.pri, whole genome shotgun sequence DNA contains the following:
- the LOC101924424 gene encoding matrix metalloproteinase-27: MKDLPLLLLACAAVSNALPVHPEKDNHEDAKLVQDYLNKFYAAEPDPNQLGWKINAESTAEKLQKMQQFFGLKVTGKPDTETLEMMKKPRCGVPDVGLYGVTLPGWKKTKLTYRIVNHTPDMSKEDVDKAIQKAFKVWSTVTPLIFNRIHEGIADIMIAFGTKAHGRCPRYFDGPLGVLAHAFPPGNGFGGDAHFDEDEDWTTGSVGFNLFLVAAHEFGHALGLSHSNDQRALMFPNYAYISPSEFPLSPDDISAIQSIYGYPPNAPDKRPATPPPPKTCGSQMSFDAVTTLQREVIFLKGRHLWRVYPDNSEVEHELISTFWPTLPPGIEAAYENMKDQILFFKGNKFWVISGYQVLLGYPKNINALGFPKGVKKIDAAVCNRNTGKTDFFIGDKYWRFDENSKSMEKGYPRQTADDFPGISQKVDAVFEQKGLFYFFHGSKQWEFSPTAKKVIREIKSNSWFNC, from the exons ATGAAGGATCTTCCACTTTTGCTTTTAGCATGTGCAGCTGTTTCTAATGCCCTTCCTGTCCACCCAGAGAAAGACAACCACGAAGATGCAAAGCTTGTGCAG gactatttaaataaattctatGCTGCTGAGCCAGATCCAAATCAGCTTggatggaaaataaatgctgaatccacagctgaaaaactgcagaaaatgcaaCAATTTTTTGGTTTGAAAGTGACTGGAAAACCAGATACTGAGACATTGGAAATGATGAAGAAACCCAGGTGTGGAGTTCCTGATGTGGGTCTCTATGGTGTTACTCTTccaggatggaaaaaaaccaagctgaCGTACAG AATTGTGAACCACACGCCAGATATGAGCAAAGAGGATGTGGATAAAGCAATTCAGAAGGCATTTAAAGTGTGGAGCACTGTCACCCCGCTGATTTTCAATCGTATTCACGAGGGAATAGCAGATATAATGATTGCTTTTGGGACCAAAG CTCATGGACGTTGCCCTCGTTATTTTGATGGCCCCCTTGGTGTCCTCGCTCATGCCTTTCCACCTGGCAATGGTTTTGGTGGTGATGCACACTTTGATGAGGATGAAGACTGGACCACAGGCTCAGTGG GGTTCAACTTGTTCCTTGTTGCTGCTCATGAGTTTGGCCATGCCCTGGGTCTTTCCCATTCTAATGACCAGAGGGCTTTGATGTTCCCCAATTATGCCTACATCAGTCCCAGTGAATTTCCGCTCTCTCCAGATGATATAAGTGCCATTCAGTCCATTTATG GATATCCACCAAATGCTCCAGACAAAAGGCCAGCCACCCCTCCCCCGCCTAAAACCTGTGGCTCCCAGATGTCTTTTGATGCTGTAACTACACTCCAACGAGAAGTCATTTTTCTAAAGGGCAG GCACTTATGGCGAGTCTATCCTGATAACTCAGAAGTTGAACATGAATTAATTTCTACCTTCTGGCCAACTCTGCCACCTGGTATTGAAGCTGCATATGAGAACATGAAAGATCAGATCCTATTTTTCAAAG gcaaTAAATTCTGGGTTATCAGTGGATATCAGGTGTTACTTGGTTATCCAAAGAATATCAACGCACTGGGCTTCCCTAAAGGTGTCAAAAAAATTGATGCAGCTGTTTGTAATAGAAACACAGGGAAGACAGACTTTTTCATAGGTGACAAGTACTGGAG GTTTGATGAAAACAGCAAGTCCATGGAGAAAGGTTATCCTAGACAGACAGCTGATGACTTTCCAGGAATTAGCCAGAAGGTCGACGCTGTTTTCGAACAGAAAG gttTATTCTACTTCTTCCATGGATCAAAGCAGTGGGAGTTCAGCCCTACTGCTAAAAAAGTTATCCGTGAAATAAAGAGTAACAGCTGGTTTAACTGTTAA